The following coding sequences lie in one Spirosoma sp. KUDC1026 genomic window:
- a CDS encoding helix-turn-helix domain-containing protein, with amino-acid sequence MFIPVFSGILRHLPAQTTLRMIATGGCPKNILSIKDAMEAIEGRWKLLILFSLVSGPKRFRQISGEVTGITDKVLSKELKTLESNQLIKRTVYDTFPPTVQYAITEHGQSLERVMEELHRWGLIHRKQIIGTE; translated from the coding sequence ATGTTTATACCTGTTTTCTCGGGTATACTACGTCACTTGCCCGCCCAGACAACCCTACGAATGATAGCCACCGGTGGATGCCCCAAGAATATTCTCTCGATCAAAGATGCCATGGAAGCCATCGAAGGTCGGTGGAAACTGCTGATCCTGTTCTCGCTGGTATCTGGCCCCAAACGGTTCAGGCAAATCTCCGGCGAGGTGACCGGCATTACCGATAAAGTGTTGTCGAAAGAACTGAAAACGCTGGAGTCTAACCAACTCATCAAACGCACGGTCTACGATACGTTCCCGCCTACTGTGCAGTACGCCATCACCGAACACGGCCAGTCGCTGGAGCGCGTCATGGAGGAACTTCACCGCTGGGGACTGATTCACCGCAAACAGATCATTGGTACGGAGTAG